The genomic region GTCTCCTGCGACGAGGGCATGGGGTTCAGCTGGGCCCGGCCGACCACGTTCACCGAGCCCATGTTCACCGTGGGCGACAACATCCACTACTACGGCGTCGACCACAGCCCCTCGCACCTGTGGAACTCGGCCACCTGGGAGATCAGCCAGGCGGTGCTGCCGCACCTGGCGACCGTGCTCGACGGCCCGGCCGCCTGGGCGGCCGACGACATCCTGCGGCGCGCCACCGAGATCCGCGACGGCGTGATCCAGAACCCGGACATCCTGTCCTTCCAGCACAGGTCACCGGACTACCCGCACCAAGTCCTGCCAGGGGCGGCTTAAAGCCGTCCGGCGGCGATGATGCGGCTGAGGAACTGCCGGGTGCGGGGCTCGACCGGGTCGCCGAGCACCTGCTCCGGCGGGCCCTGTTCCAGCAGCACGCCGCCGTCGAGGAAGCAGACCCGGTCGGCGACCTGTTTGGCGAAGCCCATCTCGTGCGTGGCCATCAGCAGCGTGCGGCCCTGCCCGGCCAGCTCGCGCACCAGGGCGAGCACCTCGCCGACCAGTTCCGGGTCCAGGGCGCTGGTGATCTCGTCGAGCAGCAGCAGGCGCGGCTCGTAGGCCAGGGCGCGGGCGATGGCCACCCGCTGCTGCTGGCCGCCGGAGAGCCGGTCCGGGTAGCTGTTCGCCTTGTCCGCCAGGCCGACCCTGGCCAGCAGCGCCAGCGCCTGCTCCTCGGCCTGCCCCCGGTCTGCCCTGTGCACGACCCTGGGCGCCAGGGTGACGTTGTCCAGCACGGACAGGTGCGGGAACAGGTTGAACGCCTGGAACACCACGCCCATCCGCCGCCTGGCCACATCCGGGTCGGTGCGCGGGTGCGAGATGTCCTCGCCGTCGAGCAGGATCTGCCCGTCGTCCAGCTCCTCCAACAGGTTCACGCAGCGCAGCAGGGTGGACTTGCCGGAGCCGGAGGCGCCGATCAGCACCACCACCTCGTGCTCGGCCACGTCCAGGTCGACCCCGCCCAGCACCGGGTTCCCGTGGTAGCGCTTGACCAGGTTGCGCACCCGGAGCACGGGTTCGCTCATGCCACACCTCCGCCGGACTGCCGGCGCGCCGCCCGCGCGCTCGCCCAGTCGGCCAGTCGGCCGGACGGCACCGCCAGCAGCACGAACAGCAGCCCGGCGAGCACGTACGGGGTGAAGTTGTAGGCGGTGGCCGAGGAGATCTGCGCCGCGCGCACCGCGTCCACCGCGCCCAGCACCGAGATCAGGCCGCAGTCCTTCTGCAGCGCCACGAAGTCGTTGAGCAGTGGCGGCAGCACCCGGCGCACCGCCTGCGGCAGCACCACGATCCGCATGGTCTGGGCGTGGGTGAGCCCGATCGAGCGGGCCGAGGCGCGCTGCGAGGGGTGCACCGAGTCGATGCCG from Crossiella sp. CA-258035 harbors:
- a CDS encoding amino acid ABC transporter ATP-binding protein, yielding MSEPVLRVRNLVKRYHGNPVLGGVDLDVAEHEVVVLIGASGSGKSTLLRCVNLLEELDDGQILLDGEDISHPRTDPDVARRRMGVVFQAFNLFPHLSVLDNVTLAPRVVHRADRGQAEEQALALLARVGLADKANSYPDRLSGGQQQRVAIARALAYEPRLLLLDEITSALDPELVGEVLALVRELAGQGRTLLMATHEMGFAKQVADRVCFLDGGVLLEQGPPEQVLGDPVEPRTRQFLSRIIAAGRL